A portion of the Pithys albifrons albifrons isolate INPA30051 chromosome 1, PitAlb_v1, whole genome shotgun sequence genome contains these proteins:
- the RRM1 gene encoding ribonucleoside-diphosphate reductase large subunit codes for MHVVKRDGRQERVMFDKITSRIQKLCYGLNADFVDPAQITMKVIQGLYSGVTTVELDTLAAETAATLTTKHPDYAILAARIAVSNLHKETKKVFSDVMEDLYNYINPHNGKHSPMISKETLDIVLANKDRLNSAIIYDRDFSYNYFGFKTLERSYLLKINSKVAERPQHMLMRVSVGIHKGDIDAAIETYNLLSERWFTHASPTLFNAGTNRPQLSSCFLLCMKDDSIEGIYDTLKQCALISKSAGGIGLAVSCIRATGSYIAGTNGNSNGLVPMLRVYNNTARYVDQGGNKRPGAFAIYLEPWHLDIFEFLDLKKNTGKEEQRARDLFFALWIPDLFMKRVETNQDWSLMCPNECPGLDDVWGEEFEKLYESYERQGRVRRVVKAQQLWYAIIESQTETGTPYMLYKDSCNRKSNQQNLGTIKCSNLCTEIVEYTSNDEVAVCNLASIALNMYVTPEHTYDFHKLAQVTKVIVRNLNKIIDINYYPVPEAERSNRRHRPIGIGVQGLADAFILMRFPFESAEAQQLNQHIFETIYYGALEASCELAREHGPYHTYPGSPVSRGILQFDMWNVTPSDLWDWKALKEKIAKYGVRNSLLISPMPTASTAQILGNNESIEPYTSNIYTRRVLSGEFQVVNPHLLKDLTERGLWNEEMKNQIIAHNGSIQNIPEIPDDLKQLYKTVWEISQKTILKMAADRGAFIDQSQSLNIHIAEPNYGKLTSMHFYGWKQGLKTGMYYLRTKPAANPIQFTLNKEKLREKSSREEEEKERNKAAMVCSLENREECLMCGS; via the exons atGGGCGCCAGGAGCGGGTCATGTTTGACAAGATCACCTCTCGCATCCAGAAGCTCTGCTATGGCCTCAACGCTGACTTCGTGGACCCC GCACAGATCACCATGAAGGTGATCCAGGGGCTGTACAGTGGTGTCACCACCGTGGAGCTGGACACGCTGGCGGCCGAGACCGCGGCCACGCTGACCACCAAGCACCCCGACTACGCCATCCTGGCCGCCCGCATCGCCGTGTCCAACCTGCACAAGGAGACCAAGAAGGTCTTCAGTG ATGTGATGGAGGATCTCTACAACTACATCAACCCTCACAATGGGAAACACTCCCCAATGATCTCCAAAGAAACCCTGGACATAGTTTTGGCCAACAAAGAT CGCCTCAACTCGGCCATCATCTACGACAGAGACTTCTCCTACAACTACTTTGGCTTCAAG ACTCTTGAACGCTCCTACTTGCTGAAAATCAACTCCAAAG TGGCTGAGAGGCCCCAGCACATGCTGATGAGGGTGTCTGTGGGCATCCACAAGGGTGACATCGACGCTGCCATCGAGACCTACAACCTGCTGTCCGAGCGCTGGTTCACCCACGCGTCCCCCACGCTCTTCAACGCGGGCACCAACCGCCCCCAGCTCTCCAG CTGTTTCCTGCTGTGCATGAAGGACGACAGCATCGAGGGCATCTATGACACCCTGAAACAGTGTGCCCTCATCTCCAAGTCTGCAGGGGGCATCGGCCTGGCCGTCAGCTGCATCCGTGCCACGGGCAGCTACATCGCTGGG acAAATGGCAACTCCAACGGGCTGGTGCCCATGCTGAGGGTCTACAACAACACTGCCCGCTACGTGGACCAAGGTGGAAACAAG AGACCTGGGGCTTTTGCCATCTACCTGGAGCCGTGGCACCTGGACATCTTTGAGTTTCTGGACCTGAAGAAGAACACAgggaaggaagagcagagagcCAGAGACCTTTTCTTTGCCCTCTGGATCCCTGATCTCTTCATGAAACGGGTTGAAACCAACCAG gaCTGGTCCTTGATGTGCCCAAATGAGTGTCCTGGCCTGGATGACGTCTGGGGAGAGGAATTTGAGAAACTGTATGAGAG CTACGAGCGGCAGGGCCGCGTGCGCAGGGTGGTGAAGGCCCAGCAGCTCTGGTACGCCATCATCGAGTCCCAGACCGAGACTGGCACGCCCTACATGCTCTACAAGGACTCCTGCAACAGGAAGAGCAACCAGCAGAACCTGGGCACCATCAAGTGCAGCAACCTGTGCACAGAGATTGTGGAGTACACCAGCAACGACGAG gtggcCGTGTGTAACTTGGCCTCCATTGCCCTCAACATGTACGTGACCCCTGAGCACACCTACGACTTCCACAAGCTGGCCCAGGTCACCAAGGTCATCGTGCGCAACCTCAACAAGATCATCGACATCAACTACTACCCCGTGCCAGAG GCCGAGCGCTCCAACCGGCGGCACCGGCCCATCGGTATCGGCGTGCAGGGCCTGGCCGACGCCTTCATCCTGATGCGGTTCCCGTTCGAGAGCGCCGAGGCCCAGCAGCTGAACCAGCACATCTTCGAGACCATCTACTACGGGGCACTGGAGGCCAGCTGTGAGCTGGCCCGGGAGCACGGCCCCTACCACACCTACCCGGGCTCGCCCGTCAGCAGGGGG ATCCTTCAGTTTGACATGTGGAACGTCACCCCCTCTGACCTTTGGGACTGGAAGGCTTTGAAGGAGAAGATTGCCAA GTACGGTGTGAGGAACAGCCTTCTCATCTCCCCCATGCCCACGGCCTCCACTGCCCAGATCCTGGGCAACAACGAGTCCATCGAGCCCTACACCAGCAACATCTACACCCGCAGGGTCCTCTCGGGGGAGTTCCAG GTGGTGAATCCCCACTTGCTGAAGGACCTGACGGAGAGGGGCCTGTGGAACGAGGAGATGAAGAACCAGATCATCGCCCACAACGGCTCCATCCAG AACATCCCTGAGATTCCAGATGACCTGAAGCAGCTCTATAAGACAGTGTGGGAGATCTCCCAGAAGACCATTCTGAAGATGGCTGCGGACAGAGGGGCCTTCATTGACCAGAGCCAGTCCCTCAACATCCACATTGCCGAGCCCAACTATGGCAAGCTCACCAGCATGCACTTCTATGGCTGGAAACAG ggcctGAAGACTGGCATGTACTACCTGCGGACCAAGCCGGCTGCCAACCCCATCCAGTTCACCCTGAACAAGGAGAAGCTGCGGGAGAAGAGCtcgagggaggaggaggagaaggagaggaacaAGGCAGCCATGGTGTGCTCCCTGGAGAACAGGGAGGAGTGCCTCATGTGTGGCTCCTGA